One genomic region from Yersinia canariae encodes:
- a CDS encoding GDP-mannose 4,6-dehydratase, translating to MIMNGKRALITGIQGFTGHYMAAELSAAGYRVFGLGSQPLDNPDYFQVDLLDVAGLNSAIEQVKPNLVVHLAAIAFVGHGDAAAFYDVNIVGTRNLLAALSNVAENIEAVLLASSANVYGNAQEGMLSETAAVNPANDYAVSKLAMEYMAKLWSGKLPIIIVRPFNYTGVGQSDNFLLPKIVSHFKRKADEIELGNLDVWRDFTDVRALVKAYLGLLMAKPVGETVNVCSGRTYSLREVVALCEEITSHKLIIRVNPAFVRANEVKSLCGDSGKLQSIVDGWNTPPLEETLRWMLEDK from the coding sequence ATGATAATGAATGGCAAGCGTGCCCTGATCACCGGTATTCAGGGATTTACCGGCCATTATATGGCAGCGGAATTATCCGCTGCCGGTTATCGGGTATTCGGTTTAGGTTCTCAGCCTTTAGATAATCCAGATTATTTTCAAGTAGATTTACTTGATGTGGCGGGGCTGAATTCAGCTATTGAGCAAGTCAAACCTAACCTTGTTGTCCACTTGGCTGCAATTGCTTTCGTAGGCCATGGTGATGCTGCCGCTTTTTATGATGTAAACATTGTCGGTACCCGGAATTTATTGGCTGCTCTGAGTAATGTTGCTGAAAATATTGAAGCTGTATTACTTGCCAGCAGTGCTAATGTTTATGGTAATGCGCAAGAAGGCATGCTGAGTGAAACTGCTGCAGTTAATCCGGCAAATGATTATGCAGTAAGTAAGTTAGCTATGGAATATATGGCCAAGCTTTGGTCAGGCAAATTACCAATTATTATTGTCCGCCCTTTCAATTATACTGGCGTCGGGCAATCCGATAATTTCTTATTGCCAAAAATAGTTTCTCATTTTAAGCGTAAAGCGGATGAAATCGAACTAGGTAATTTGGATGTATGGCGTGATTTTACTGATGTCAGAGCCTTGGTGAAAGCTTATTTAGGGTTATTGATGGCAAAACCTGTAGGTGAAACCGTCAATGTTTGTTCTGGAAGGACTTACTCATTACGTGAAGTCGTTGCTCTATGTGAGGAAATAACCTCACATAAGCTAATTATTCGTGTTAACCCTGCTTTCGTCCGGGCCAATGAAGTTAAATCGTTATGTGGTGACTCTGGAAAATTACAAAGTATTGTTGATGGATGGAATACACCACCATTGGAAGAGACATTACGTTGGATGCTGGAAGATAAATAA
- the gmd gene encoding GDP-mannose 4,6-dehydratase, whose protein sequence is MKTAIITGITGQDGAYLAELLLEKGYKVYGTYRRTSSVNFWRIEELGIDKHPNLHLVEYDLTDLSASIRLLQTTQATEVYNLAAQSFVGVSFDQPATTAEITGLGPLNLLEAIRIVNTKIRFYQASTSEMFGKVQAIPQIEETPFYPRSPYGVAKLYAHWMTINYRESYGIFGCSGILFNHESPLRGREFVTRKITDSVAKIKLGKLDILELGNMDAKRDWGFAKEYVEGMWRMLQADVPDTFVLATNRTETVRDFVSMAFKAAGFNLRFEGKDENEVGIDTATGKTLVKVNPKFYRPAEVELLIGNPQKAKDVLGWEPKTTLEELCQMMVEEDLRRNKQGFSF, encoded by the coding sequence ATGAAAACTGCAATTATTACCGGTATTACAGGCCAAGATGGTGCATATCTTGCGGAATTGTTACTTGAGAAAGGCTATAAAGTTTATGGTACCTATCGTCGTACCAGTTCTGTAAACTTCTGGCGTATTGAAGAGTTAGGTATTGATAAACATCCTAATCTGCATTTGGTTGAATACGACCTCACAGATCTTTCTGCTAGTATTCGCTTGTTGCAAACTACCCAAGCAACCGAAGTGTATAATTTAGCGGCTCAAAGTTTTGTTGGTGTTTCTTTTGACCAACCAGCAACAACCGCAGAGATCACTGGCCTTGGTCCGCTAAACTTATTAGAAGCCATTCGTATAGTTAATACGAAAATTCGCTTTTACCAGGCCTCTACCTCTGAAATGTTTGGTAAAGTTCAGGCAATACCTCAAATTGAAGAAACGCCATTTTATCCGCGTAGTCCTTATGGTGTAGCTAAATTATACGCGCACTGGATGACGATTAATTATCGTGAAAGTTACGGTATTTTTGGTTGCAGCGGTATCCTCTTTAATCACGAATCGCCATTGCGCGGACGCGAATTTGTTACCCGTAAAATTACAGACTCAGTCGCAAAAATTAAATTAGGTAAATTGGATATTCTTGAGTTAGGGAATATGGATGCCAAACGCGATTGGGGCTTTGCTAAAGAATATGTAGAAGGTATGTGGCGTATGCTGCAAGCCGATGTGCCTGATACTTTTGTTCTGGCAACAAACCGTACAGAGACTGTCCGCGATTTTGTCTCGATGGCATTTAAAGCTGCTGGTTTTAATTTGCGTTTTGAAGGCAAAGATGAAAATGAAGTTGGGATTGATACAGCAACTGGGAAAACTTTAGTAAAAGTTAATCCTAAGTTCTATCGCCCAGCAGAAGTTGAGCTGTTGATTGGTAATCCACAAAAAGCAAAAGACGTGCTAGGTTGGGAGCCAAAAACGACTTTAGAAGAACTCTGTCAGATGATGGTAGAAGAAGACCTTCGTCGTAATAAGCAAGGTTTCTCATTCTAA
- a CDS encoding glycosyltransferase: MRIAIDMQGVQVLGPENEKSLEIINIIKKVIKLSRDDTVILVLNGMLSDSISFIRDEFSGFLSQDKIKVWDSLTLIKADGKEREVRNELACNIRDLFVLNLKVDVLLMTSFFEGFDDNAVTNINKSTLHIPTAVILANELSYHIDSSQEYKKWLQTKKENLLNADIIFKFEFFIYHDLFSSKEINKINITELFLTSHLESAIIICDNLRSLFYGNNKLKVDDPIKNLRLAYISPLPPDRCGISDYSAELLPELARYYSIDVIYEQPEEITDSWILSNCTILNSSEFRNNHENYDRVLYHFGNSPYHVHMIPLLMEIPGVIVLHDFFIPDLILNLSLTINNNPYGLVTEILYSHGWPAVIEYYRNRENNGSVRNYPCNLRVLQKALGVIYHSDVSKRLASFYYGYDSSNDWFSIPLLRTTANNDYSNKPVSRDKLDIRDNEFVVCSFGFLGSHKLNHRLLNAWLASPMANDSSCRLVFVGESLDQDYNLILGKIINNNDRVSITGWTDQTAYKLWLSSADVCVQLRDLSLGETSAAVLDCLNYGVATIVNANGSMADLPDHVVCKLPEKFSDEELIEALTVLYRDKKARDELGRSGLELLHSQHTPVKCAEKYMHAIESSYKEETANFYALINKIIQKPQLLTNELLPDVATVLARNFPPKPQHKQLLIDVSALVIVDLRTGIQRVVRALLKQFISNPPDGYVVDAIYATAGQSGYRYARKFTCELLGIPDDFVNDEVVDVWSDDLFLGLDFNTGVVFEQQNSLKEWYDRGVKIYFMVYDILPVLQPHFFPENEGSLFRRWLNIITEFTGVVCISETVCKELQCWIQNNKVEKIKRFDINWFHLGADLNNSCPSQGMPQCSSFILTQLGLRQSFLTVSTIEPRKGHSQTLSAFELLWNKGVDINLVIVGKQGWMVEPFIEKLHSHPELNKRLFWLEGISDEFLENIYKKCDCLISASQGEGFGLPLIEAAQHNLPIIARDIPVFREVAGDNALYFSGLDPNDLAIVIQDWLVLYDANKIPNPSKINWQTWEQSAQQLLDVLITENEQLVNS; this comes from the coding sequence ATGCGCATAGCAATTGATATGCAAGGAGTTCAGGTTTTAGGCCCAGAGAATGAAAAGTCTTTGGAAATAATAAATATTATAAAGAAAGTTATAAAATTATCTCGGGATGATACTGTAATATTAGTATTGAATGGTATGTTATCTGATTCTATATCATTCATTCGTGACGAATTTTCTGGTTTTTTATCACAAGATAAAATTAAAGTGTGGGACTCTTTGACTTTAATTAAAGCAGATGGTAAAGAAAGAGAAGTTAGAAATGAATTAGCTTGTAATATTAGAGATTTATTTGTTTTAAATTTGAAGGTTGATGTGTTATTAATGACTTCTTTCTTTGAGGGATTTGATGATAATGCTGTAACCAACATCAATAAGTCTACATTACATATACCTACGGCAGTTATACTAGCTAACGAGTTAAGTTATCACATTGACTCTAGTCAAGAATATAAAAAATGGCTTCAGACAAAGAAAGAAAATTTGTTAAACGCTGATATTATTTTTAAATTTGAATTTTTTATATATCATGATTTATTTTCTTCAAAAGAAATTAATAAAATAAATATCACAGAATTATTCCTGACATCCCATCTAGAGTCAGCAATAATAATTTGTGATAACTTAAGATCTTTATTTTACGGTAATAATAAATTAAAAGTAGATGATCCAATAAAAAACTTGCGTCTTGCTTATATTTCACCCTTACCACCAGATAGGTGTGGGATAAGTGATTATAGTGCTGAGCTTTTACCTGAGTTGGCCCGTTATTACTCTATTGATGTTATATATGAACAGCCTGAAGAGATTACTGACTCTTGGATTTTATCTAACTGCACTATTTTAAATAGCAGTGAATTCCGTAATAACCATGAAAATTATGATAGAGTATTATACCATTTTGGTAACTCTCCTTATCATGTGCATATGATTCCATTACTTATGGAGATCCCCGGAGTTATTGTTTTACATGATTTTTTCATCCCTGATTTGATATTGAATTTAAGCCTAACTATTAATAATAATCCTTATGGTTTAGTTACAGAAATATTATATTCACATGGCTGGCCCGCAGTTATAGAATATTATCGCAATAGAGAAAATAATGGCTCTGTGAGGAATTACCCATGTAATTTAAGAGTTTTGCAAAAGGCTCTAGGTGTCATTTATCATTCGGATGTTTCAAAGCGTTTAGCATCATTTTATTATGGATATGATTCATCAAATGATTGGTTCTCAATTCCTCTTTTAAGAACTACGGCTAATAATGATTATTCTAATAAACCTGTTTCTCGTGATAAATTAGATATTAGAGATAATGAGTTTGTAGTTTGTAGCTTCGGATTTTTAGGCTCACATAAACTCAATCATAGATTATTAAATGCTTGGTTAGCATCTCCAATGGCTAATGATTCTTCATGTAGATTGGTTTTTGTAGGAGAAAGTCTGGATCAAGATTACAATCTTATCCTCGGGAAAATAATTAACAATAATGATAGAGTTAGTATTACAGGTTGGACAGATCAAACTGCGTATAAATTATGGCTATCTTCAGCTGATGTTTGTGTTCAATTACGTGATTTATCACTTGGTGAGACATCTGCAGCAGTGCTTGATTGCTTAAATTATGGTGTAGCGACAATTGTAAATGCTAATGGTTCAATGGCTGATTTACCCGATCATGTTGTGTGTAAGTTACCTGAAAAATTTTCTGATGAAGAACTTATAGAAGCTTTGACCGTATTATATAGAGATAAAAAAGCTCGAGATGAATTAGGTCGTTCTGGGTTGGAATTGTTACATTCACAGCATACTCCAGTGAAATGTGCTGAAAAGTATATGCATGCTATTGAGAGTTCTTATAAAGAAGAAACTGCAAATTTTTATGCTTTAATAAACAAGATAATTCAAAAACCACAGTTACTTACTAATGAATTACTTCCTGATGTTGCAACCGTTCTGGCTCGAAATTTCCCACCTAAACCACAGCATAAACAGTTATTAATAGATGTTTCTGCACTCGTAATTGTTGATTTAAGAACTGGAATACAAAGAGTTGTTCGTGCACTTTTAAAGCAATTTATTTCAAATCCACCAGATGGATATGTGGTGGATGCTATCTATGCCACTGCTGGTCAGTCAGGATATAGATATGCTCGTAAGTTTACCTGTGAATTACTAGGAATACCGGATGATTTTGTGAATGACGAGGTTGTAGATGTCTGGAGTGATGATCTTTTTTTAGGTCTCGATTTCAATACTGGCGTCGTGTTTGAACAACAAAACTCGTTAAAAGAATGGTATGATAGAGGCGTAAAAATATACTTTATGGTATATGATATTTTACCCGTTTTACAGCCACACTTTTTTCCGGAGAATGAGGGTTCTTTATTTCGTCGATGGTTGAATATAATTACTGAATTTACTGGTGTTGTGTGTATTTCAGAAACTGTATGTAAAGAGTTGCAGTGCTGGATTCAAAACAATAAAGTTGAAAAAATAAAAAGGTTTGATATAAACTGGTTCCATCTAGGTGCTGATTTAAATAATTCTTGCCCGTCCCAAGGAATGCCTCAATGTTCTAGTTTTATTCTTACCCAATTAGGATTACGTCAATCATTTTTAACAGTTAGCACAATAGAACCGCGCAAAGGACATTCTCAAACACTCTCTGCATTTGAATTGCTTTGGAATAAAGGGGTAGATATAAATTTAGTTATTGTAGGCAAACAAGGTTGGATGGTTGAACCGTTTATAGAGAAATTACATTCTCACCCTGAATTAAATAAGCGATTGTTCTGGCTTGAAGGTATTAGCGATGAATTTCTCGAAAATATATACAAAAAATGTGATTGCTTAATATCTGCAAGTCAAGGGGAAGGTTTTGGTTTACCACTCATTGAAGCTGCACAGCATAACTTGCCTATAATAGCTCGAGATATTCCTGTGTTTAGAGAGGTCGCAGGTGATAATGCTTTGTATTTTTCAGGACTAGATCCTAATGATTTAGCAATTGTGATACAGGACTGGCTTGTACTTTATGATGCGAACAAAATACCCAACCCAAGTAAGATTAATTGGCAAACGTGGGAACAGAGTGCGCAACAGTTGTTAGATGTTCTAATTACGGAAAACGAACAACTAGTGAATAGTTAA
- a CDS encoding class I SAM-dependent methyltransferase — protein MKDSFYSEFEKIHRGSRELIKSRLVAYRDFYLPLAEIYPNSNTSDLGCGRGEWLELLNEAGFKTEGIDLDEGMLSYCRDLNLNVREQDVIQYLQSLDDNSVSLVSSFHLVEHIGFDNVKLLVQEALRILKPGGLLIIETPNCENIIVSTNSFHLDPTHVMPIPNQLLSFLTNYSGFKRSKVIRLQGLTDMTTPESLQLIDIFKGVGQDYGLIAQKDGPKDILNKFDNIYNKEFGSDLDMAINKFSMHLNHAFKMRDDKINELSLRLINEKNTLELKLIESHEQIKAIYSSTSWKITAPLRLLKKALIFILPSTFMQQSKNKIKPGIRKIIYFISKRPNLRRKIVFIAKKLRLYSKLKSIYYRLNVKSSPTIKRTSQQGSELLSPRANEIYTQLRKRKNNKDSMDI, from the coding sequence ATGAAAGATAGTTTTTATAGCGAATTTGAAAAAATACACCGTGGTTCAAGAGAATTAATCAAATCTCGATTGGTAGCTTATCGTGATTTTTATCTGCCACTAGCCGAAATCTATCCAAATAGTAATACCTCCGATCTGGGTTGTGGGAGAGGAGAATGGCTTGAATTACTTAATGAAGCAGGCTTTAAGACTGAAGGGATAGATTTAGATGAAGGAATGCTTTCCTATTGTCGCGATCTAAATCTTAATGTACGAGAACAAGATGTAATCCAGTATTTACAGAGCTTAGATGATAACTCCGTTTCATTAGTTTCATCTTTTCACCTTGTAGAACATATAGGTTTTGACAATGTGAAACTTCTTGTCCAAGAGGCATTACGGATACTCAAGCCTGGTGGATTGCTAATTATTGAAACACCAAATTGTGAAAATATAATTGTGAGTACGAATTCTTTTCATTTAGATCCAACTCACGTTATGCCAATACCAAACCAACTGCTTAGTTTTCTGACTAATTATTCTGGATTTAAGCGAAGTAAAGTTATAAGGCTTCAGGGCCTAACTGATATGACGACTCCAGAGTCACTTCAATTGATAGATATTTTCAAGGGTGTAGGGCAGGACTATGGTTTAATTGCACAAAAAGATGGTCCAAAAGACATTCTTAATAAATTTGATAATATATATAATAAAGAATTTGGCTCTGATCTTGATATGGCTATAAATAAATTCAGCATGCATCTTAACCATGCATTTAAAATGCGAGATGATAAAATAAATGAACTTTCCCTTAGATTAATAAATGAGAAAAATACATTAGAATTAAAGCTGATTGAGAGTCATGAGCAAATAAAAGCGATATACTCAAGTACTTCTTGGAAAATAACAGCACCACTTAGATTGTTGAAGAAAGCATTAATATTTATTTTACCTTCAACATTTATGCAGCAGAGTAAAAATAAAATAAAACCAGGAATTCGGAAGATTATTTATTTTATTTCAAAGAGGCCTAATCTAAGAAGAAAAATAGTATTTATAGCGAAAAAACTCAGGCTCTATTCAAAATTAAAAAGTATTTATTACCGCCTTAATGTTAAATCTAGCCCAACTATAAAGCGTACATCTCAACAGGGAAGTGAACTATTGTCTCCTCGTGCAAATGAAATTTATACACAACTTCGTAAGAGAAAAAATAACAAAGATTCAATGGATATATAA
- a CDS encoding IS5-like element IS5 family transposase translates to MSHQLTFADSEFSSKRRQTRKEIFLSRMEQILPWQNMVEVIEPFYPKAGNGRRPYPLETMLRIHCMQHWYNLSDGAMEDALYEIASMRLFARLSLDSALPDRTTIMNFRHLLEQHQLARQLFKTINRWLAEAGVMMTQGTLVDATIIEAPSSTKNKEQQRDPEMHQTKKGNQWHFGMKAHIGVDAKSGLTHSLVTTAANEHDLNQLGNLLHGEEQFVSADAGYQGAPQREELAEVDVDWLIAERPGKVRTLKQHPRKNKTAINIEYMKASIRARVEHPFRIIKRQFGFVKARYKGLLKNDNQLAMLFTLANLFRADQMIRQWERSH, encoded by the coding sequence ATGAGTCATCAACTTACCTTCGCCGACAGTGAATTCAGCAGTAAGCGCCGTCAGACCAGAAAAGAGATTTTCTTGTCCCGCATGGAGCAGATTCTGCCATGGCAAAACATGGTGGAAGTCATCGAGCCGTTTTACCCCAAGGCTGGTAATGGCCGGCGACCTTATCCGCTGGAAACCATGCTACGCATTCACTGCATGCAGCATTGGTACAACCTGAGCGATGGCGCGATGGAAGATGCTCTGTACGAAATCGCCTCCATGCGTCTGTTTGCCCGGTTATCCCTGGATAGCGCCTTGCCGGACCGCACCACCATCATGAATTTCCGCCACCTGCTGGAGCAGCATCAACTGGCCCGCCAATTGTTCAAGACCATCAATCGCTGGCTGGCCGAAGCAGGCGTCATGATGACTCAAGGCACCTTGGTCGATGCCACCATCATTGAGGCACCCAGCTCGACCAAGAACAAAGAGCAGCAACGCGATCCGGAGATGCATCAGACCAAGAAAGGCAATCAGTGGCACTTTGGCATGAAGGCCCACATTGGTGTCGATGCCAAGAGTGGCCTGACCCACAGCCTAGTCACCACCGCGGCCAACGAGCATGACCTCAATCAGCTGGGTAATCTGCTGCATGGAGAGGAGCAATTTGTCTCAGCCGATGCCGGCTACCAAGGGGCGCCACAGCGCGAGGAGCTGGCCGAGGTGGATGTGGACTGGCTGATCGCCGAGCGCCCCGGCAAGGTAAGAACCTTGAAACAGCATCCACGCAAGAACAAAACGGCCATCAACATCGAATACATGAAAGCCAGCATCCGGGCCAGGGTGGAGCACCCATTTCGCATCATCAAGCGACAGTTCGGCTTCGTGAAAGCCAGATACAAGGGGTTGCTGAAAAACGATAACCAACTGGCGATGTTATTCACGCTGGCCAACCTGTTTCGGGCGGACCAAATGATACGTCAGTGGGAGAGATCTCACTAA
- a CDS encoding ABC transporter permease, with the protein MLLAIYRYRGFILGSVKREFQAKYQKSMLGATWLVLQPLSMILVYTLVFSQVMKARLPGDAGTFSYSIYLCIGIITWGLFAEIVGRGQNVFIENAGLLKKLNFPKICLPIIVVLSALINFIIIFSLFVVFLIVTGNFHPISIIALIIPLLIQVLFATGLGISLGVINVFFRDVGQFVTVLLQFWFWFTPIVYVMSTLPKGAQSLLRFNPMAVLVDNYQQIIIKQHMPNWSALWPVAILAVFLCVLGMYLFRKHSADMVDEL; encoded by the coding sequence ATGCTATTGGCGATTTATCGTTATAGAGGATTTATTCTTGGTAGTGTAAAACGGGAGTTCCAAGCAAAATACCAGAAAAGTATGCTGGGTGCTACTTGGCTTGTTTTACAGCCACTGTCAATGATTTTAGTATACACTTTAGTCTTTTCTCAGGTAATGAAAGCTCGCTTACCAGGTGACGCAGGGACATTTTCCTACAGCATATATCTATGTATCGGTATTATTACATGGGGGCTTTTCGCTGAGATAGTAGGACGGGGACAGAATGTTTTTATTGAAAATGCTGGTTTATTGAAAAAGCTAAATTTTCCTAAGATATGTTTACCCATTATTGTCGTATTGTCCGCACTTATTAATTTTATTATTATATTTTCATTGTTTGTTGTTTTTTTGATTGTAACTGGTAACTTCCATCCTATTTCTATAATAGCCTTAATTATACCTCTTTTAATTCAAGTGTTATTTGCAACAGGGCTTGGAATTTCTCTAGGTGTAATAAACGTATTTTTTAGAGATGTAGGTCAATTTGTAACTGTGCTACTCCAATTTTGGTTTTGGTTTACTCCTATTGTCTATGTAATGAGTACTCTACCAAAAGGAGCACAATCCTTATTAAGGTTTAATCCTATGGCTGTCTTGGTTGACAATTATCAACAAATAATTATAAAGCAGCATATGCCCAATTGGTCTGCGCTATGGCCTGTAGCAATACTAGCTGTTTTCCTATGTGTTTTAGGTATGTATCTATTTAGAAAACATTCAGCAGATATGGTGGATGAATTGTAA
- a CDS encoding mannose-1-phosphate guanylyltransferase/mannose-6-phosphate isomerase → MLLPVIMAGGTGSRLWPMSRELYPKQFLRLHGVSSMLQETVNRLEGISVREPVVICNEEHRFLVAEQLRQINKLSHNIILEPVGRNTAPAIALAALNAISQGDDPIMLVLAADHIINDCNAFHQAITHAIPFAKKDSLVTFGIVPTGPETGYGYIQRGEITVNDISEAFKVQRFVEKPDLKTAEQYISSGEYYWNSGMFMFRAKRYIQELEKFRPDILEACKAAMKDSDSDKDFITIDKDKFSVCPDESIDYAVMEQTSNAVVVPLDAGWSDVGSWSALWDVSNKDKSGNAVTGDTFLHDTQNCYINTDEKLVAAVGVDNLVIVSTKDAVLVVDKSKVQDVKKIVEHLKQTKRSEYRRHRETYRPWGRCDIVVSEQRFNVNRITVKPGGAFSMQMHHHRAEHWIVLSGTAKVTIGDKTFLITENQSTFIPIGSLHMLENPGKIPLELIEVQSGSYLGDDDIIRIKDHYGRC, encoded by the coding sequence ATGTTACTTCCGGTGATTATGGCTGGTGGAACGGGTAGTCGTCTATGGCCAATGTCAAGAGAACTTTATCCCAAGCAATTTCTGCGCTTACATGGGGTAAGTTCGATGCTACAAGAGACAGTAAACCGGCTGGAGGGTATTTCTGTCAGAGAGCCAGTTGTCATTTGTAATGAAGAGCATCGTTTCTTAGTTGCTGAACAGTTGCGGCAAATAAATAAACTTTCACACAATATAATATTAGAACCTGTTGGCCGTAACACAGCCCCCGCTATTGCATTAGCTGCATTAAATGCCATCTCCCAAGGCGACGACCCTATCATGTTGGTATTGGCCGCAGATCATATCATTAATGATTGTAACGCTTTCCACCAAGCCATCACCCATGCTATTCCGTTTGCTAAAAAAGACAGTCTGGTTACTTTTGGGATTGTTCCGACGGGCCCCGAAACAGGTTATGGCTATATACAGCGCGGTGAAATAACGGTTAATGATATTTCTGAAGCTTTCAAAGTACAGCGCTTTGTTGAAAAACCTGATTTAAAAACAGCCGAGCAATATATTAGTTCTGGTGAGTATTATTGGAATAGCGGCATGTTTATGTTTCGTGCTAAGCGATATATCCAAGAGTTGGAGAAGTTCAGACCCGATATTCTTGAAGCTTGCAAAGCCGCCATGAAAGATTCGGATTCAGACAAAGACTTTATTACCATTGATAAAGATAAATTTAGTGTTTGTCCTGATGAGTCAATAGATTATGCCGTAATGGAACAAACCAGTAATGCGGTGGTTGTACCGCTAGATGCTGGGTGGAGCGATGTCGGTTCTTGGTCTGCTCTCTGGGATGTAAGCAATAAAGATAAATCAGGAAATGCGGTTACCGGCGACACATTCCTGCATGATACACAAAATTGCTATATCAATACTGATGAGAAATTAGTTGCAGCCGTGGGCGTAGATAACTTAGTTATCGTCAGCACGAAAGACGCGGTATTAGTCGTAGATAAATCGAAAGTACAAGACGTTAAAAAAATCGTTGAGCACTTGAAACAAACTAAACGCAGCGAGTATCGCCGCCATAGAGAAACTTATCGTCCTTGGGGTCGTTGCGATATTGTTGTTAGTGAACAACGTTTTAACGTTAACCGCATTACAGTTAAGCCGGGTGGCGCTTTCTCTATGCAGATGCATCATCATCGGGCAGAGCATTGGATTGTATTATCAGGTACAGCCAAAGTAACAATTGGGGATAAAACGTTTTTAATAACTGAAAACCAATCTACTTTTATTCCTATTGGATCACTTCATATGTTAGAAAATCCTGGGAAAATTCCACTTGAACTTATTGAGGTTCAATCAGGCTCTTATCTGGGCGATGACGATATTATCAGAATTAAAGACCACTATGGACGTTGCTGA